Part of the Pelobates fuscus isolate aPelFus1 chromosome 12, aPelFus1.pri, whole genome shotgun sequence genome, acacagtcacacacacaggcagacagtcacacacacacacacagacagtcacacacaaacacacacacacagacagtcacacacaaacacacacacacagacagtcacacacatacacacacagacagtcacacacatacacacaccgacagtcacacacacacacataggcagacagtcacacacacacaggcagtcacacacacacacatagacagtcacacacacacacacacacacacacacacagacagtcacacacacacacacaaacacacacacagacagtcacacacaaacacacacacacagacagtcacacacatacacacacagacagtcacacacatacacacaccgacagtcacacacacacacacacataggcagacagtcacacacacacacacaggcagtcacacacacacacatagacagtcacacacacacacacacacagacagtcacacacacacacacacacaaacacacacacaaacacacaagtagacaatcacatagttacctctgttccttttggaggcagacaggcagtgcagctcctggattctggttgttgggggaagcagggactccttcctgcttcccctgcagcagttagacggcattttagctccacccccgccgcacgctaagccccgccgcaatttttttttttatccccgccatgtgtgagctgtgcggccgcagggcgccccctgctccatggcgccctgtgcggccgcacagctcgcacacccctaaggccggccctgtatacacCTATACTGATTTAACATCAACTCAATCAGCGATATACACGTACACGGATATAGGATACACACAAACAATTAGCAGTATACTCCCACACGTATATAGCATCCTCACAGATATAGTATTCTCACAAACACCTagcaatatatacacatacacatatatagcaGCCACTCAGATTTAGTATACAAACAAGCAACCAGCGATATACACCTACgcagatatagatagataaatcacTTCAACcctctatttagtgaataaatcccaaccAAAGATCAAGACTTTTTGCAACTTGgttattttggctttttttttgcaaactctCTGTGAATAAAGGTGAGAAAAATATCTCACAATGTGCCCCAAAAGTTTAAATTCAGAGCAGTTtaatgttaaaagaacactctaaaagcaccataactactatagctagttgtattttttattatgccAGGATTGCCCTGGCGCCCTCAAAGGGTAAGTGGTCaaacaatttgactacttacctgcCTCTTCTGAAGCTGGAAGCTCCTACAAGCTAAGTACCGTGACGGTCACCTCCGTCTTGGCTGCCAAACTTTTATGCAGTTAATAACATTTTAGTCCTGATATTTACGGCAGTCAGTAGATTTGTCTATAACACATTCACATCTTAGTAAAATAGACTTAAAAATGTCTTTAATAACCACATTGCACTTTTGTAccaaaattgtgtatttttttcataAGCTTGCAATTTGTGGCCAGTTTGGAGTGGATAACACTGCATTCCTGCCACTCGTATAAAATGTTTTAGTATTGATGCTCAAGTCGTACATTTAACCTTgttcaatactttttttttaacatttcagaATCATTTCAAGTGAAAACGAGTGACTCCCCAATTTTACAGTTACTAGGTGAAGATGCTGTTCTCCCCTGTTTAATATCTGATGGCACAAACACAGAGTTTGATCTAGAAAAGTTAACAGTTATATGGACCCACCGATTGCAGAATggaagtttaaacaaagtttatgAATACTCGACTGCAAGTGTTACCCCTGGACGGCCTGGGTCCAGAATCTCAATAGATGACCTTAAAAGGGGAAATGCTGCTCTGACCATGTCCCATGTTCAGATCAGTGATGAAGGGGAATATACCTGCACAGTGTTTTATACTCCTAATAAAGTGGTTGGTAAAACCACTCTCCAAGTATCAGGTGAGTAAAATAGAAGATACTGGAGGTGTTAACTAATGGTTTTACACAATAACAGGTAGCTCCTGGCAAGGAGGATGCATAAAAAGGAACCCGCTCTAACTTCACAGGAAAGGGTGTTTTGCTCAAACTCCATACCCTAGTAGTGCATGGTTAGTGAATGAATCCATGCAATGTTCTCCGTAACACAAGATTTCATAGTTAGGACCCTTAATCTCAGGACAGCACCAAGACATGGTCAAGTTGGACACAGAGTAATGGGAATTATGCTCCTCTCCTGAAAATGCTATTGCAGGAAAGAAAGAGTGGTGTGTAATAAAGgaagatattttaatatttgggtctggatggatggatggatagacacaTAGATTGATTAGCATCTTTCTATAATTGAGAGAGCTTGCATACTGGTAAGCGGTACTAGGGTACAGTGACTCCGGTGTGGTGTTTGTTTGGCTTCAACACCTTAACATAACTTGGAAGAGAAGACACtttataaaaacctttaaatTTAAAGGCTTTAAATTCAacttaatatgtatttgtaataCAAGGAGACGCCATTGGACAATATTCTGTGGTTTGAAACTGAGAGTTATAATACAATAATTATCTGTTTTTTCCCCATGTAGCTCAACCAACTGTCAGTTTGTCAGACACCAAAGTGGAAATTTTATTAGGTACGGAAAAGTCTGTTACATGCATTGTCATTGGGTTCTACCCTAAGTCTGTGGATGTAAAATGGGTGGTGTACAAGAAAAATGGCATCGACTGTATTCCATTAGAAAAACAAGTCTGCACAAGTAGCCCAGCCTTAATGAAAGATGGAACGTACAATGTAACAAGCCACGTGACGTTAAATCCTAAACTACAAGATGACGGAAATACTTATGTCTGTGTGGTGACTCCCAAATTACTTAGGAATGAGCAATCTCAGAATTTTACTCTGTCTGTAAAAGGtaattcatgtttctttacttacTATTTATTGACTACTTCTTCACAATGCCTCATTTCCGGTTTATTGACTGCTCCCCCACACAAGTTAGTTTCCTGCTTCCTGACCACATCTATATACTACATCAATTAGTATATACTCATAATATCTAGTGTATATCAACCTCAATTTCCTGTTTACTGAACTATATACTATCTCATATCCTACTTACTGATCACATCTAGTATATATACCGTTTGTTAATCTAAGGTTTTATATGTATGGAATATAGATTTAATAATATCTGAtgttattcacacacacatagagcctTCAGGAACCTGTAGTTCTTTGTTTTAAGTGGTGATATAGAGACTTATGAATGGCAGATGACAAATAAAcatattttactttatatatatatatatatatatatacatttaaatgatcactatagggtcaggaacacaaacatgtattcctgaccctaaagtgttaaaaccaccatctagccccctgggcccctcatgcctccataaatatagcaaaatcttactgtattcaagtctgaagctgtagatctgaatgctgtttgcctcagaaaaacatggtgtctgctgacatcatcagaagtggtagcctgatccaatctcaatgctttcccataggattggctgagactgacaatgaggcagttcaggggcagagccagcacaatgcaaacacagccctggccaatcagcatctcctcatagagatgaattgaatctctatgaggaaagttcagtgtctgcatgcagagggaggagatactgaatgtttggatgcattttatgcAGCCGTGACCCAGGAAGAATCTCTATTAAACAAATCATCTCAGGTGGTAGAAAGCTGTGTTGGCTGATGACTAATCCTCAGGCAAATAATTAAATGCTGTAAATTATTGAAAGGCCGATGCAGCTTCTACCATGAATAGATTTAGACATACAAGTGACACAATTTTCAATTGATTAGCTGAATTAAAATGAGGCTTGAAAGCAATCAGTAGATGAACAGTAATTCCTACCAGTAACTGGTACGTTTTAACATATTAACTGAAGTTCTTCTTTTGTATTCGAAtttcatatagaaaaaaaaattcaaaatattatttctctaatataattttacattttattctttcAGAAATGGAAAAGACAGACATCACTGCTGTGGCGATCAGTGTTACAGTACTACTCCTTGTATGTATTTTGCTGGCTGTatggtatattttttttaggaaaggTAAGTTGCAAGTTGGTAACTACATCATTCGATTGTTTTAAAGTATACAGAGTAAATAAGTAAAGAATAAACTATAGTATAAACCAGAGATGTTTCAGTTCCATAGTGAGTTGATTGACTTGAATACAGTAAATGATTTCTGGAGATACAAAATAGTGTGTAATAttgggaattaaaaaaaacaacttataacATTTAGTACCCTTATAAAATCACTAAACATCAAATTGTGATAAATTAAAAACCATATGTAAACACACAGAGgtaagccctgtgctcaaactcctacTACTCTTAGGCGGCAGCAATGGCTATAGTATTCATCGGcccaaatatataaacaaaaccaaaataaGTCACATGTCACTATCTGAAATCCCTGCAGACATTTAAATATcacaaaatttacattttcacTTATACCATAAAAAATCCAGTTTAAGCAGTTTGATAAACAGATTAGACACCCTTAGTGCATTTCCCCTTTCTATGTGTACGTATAATAATGATTGTGTTCATGTTTTTTTCACAGTGTCACCTATACTTTCAAATATTACTGGACATGAAAGTCTTGTTCATAAGAATAGAGCGACTCTGTCGTGTCAAATCACAAATTTCCGACCAAGAGCAATTGAGATTTCTGTATATCTGGAGAGGGTAGGGGGAAGCAAAGTGATGGCGGGCCAGTGGAAATCAGAGGAGCAAAACAGAGCTAGAAATAATACAGCACTAGAAACAAACAGTATCCTGGGAGATTACCACCTGGTTTCTGTGATAGGACACGAAAATGGGCTTAGTAACGGCAGCTCAGTTCTCAGGCCACCAATGGAGCTGGAGCTAACTgctgaaattaaaacaaataatacgaACCGCACCTCAAGCTGCCAGTGCTCCATTCATTTAACTCCAGACAAAGATGAAGATAATGATGCACTTCTGACGTTGCAAGTGAAACACGCATCTCTGAAAGAACCACAATCCATACGCTGTGTATTGAAGGTGAATGGAGGTAAGCATGAATCATCTCTTGATCTACTtaaacaaaaataacatttttatatatctgTAACAGTAGGCAGAGCTTCTCAGTCAAATCCCTGCAGTAAAATGCTTAAAATATGTGAGAAAAGCTGATTTAACTTAAAACATTATAatgctttttaaaatgcttttcagTTTTTAGCTATTGTCGGTTTTTCACTAAAGCAGGAATTGTGGAAACCCATAGCCTATAAAAATGGAATTCTTTGTTAAGCCACAAACTGAGGAGAACTGAGAAGAAATTATGTTTAATGTTTTTGTCTTTAAATGATTTTGGCAATGATTACTGTAAAATACATGGTTATTATATGAACGTAAAGCTGTGTTTATCTTTCTTTAGTTCCTCCAAAGTTATCTCAAATCGTGGCTCCTCTGCAAATAGTCCACAAAGATTACCTGACCCTCACCTGTGCCATCAATGGGTTTAAGCCACGACCGTTGACAGTCATGTGGTTGAAAGTGGATGCAGCTGATTTCACCGGTCACATGACGGAACTTCTGTCTTCTGGTCAGGATGGACAGCCAATACAAGTTGCCAAATATTCTCACAAACGACTTGAAACGGCCAATGATGATGACCACACGTACAGCATTCTAAGTACTCTGACCATGAAACCCACCATAAAAGAAGATCATGGTGCAAAATATATCTGTAGGATCTTTCACCCTTCCACAGGCAAATCTATAGAAAAAAGCATGATTATGGAGGTTTCAGGTGCGTTACCATGAGGAAATATaatcatttatatattataatcatATAACATATTGAGTATGATTACTTTCAGTTCTTTATAAAAACTCAGTGTCCAAATTGCTCCCAGCTACCCAACTAAACATTATACTAGACTCAGAGAAATCTCTTATGCTGTGAGGCAGGGAATAAAGAGTCCTGCCCAACTGTATGTAATTTTCAAAGCTACCCAGAGGAAGAGCAATATGCTAAAAATAACATGGATATTGTGCTCATTTATTGATTTTCTTTAGACCTATATTGACACTACATGCTGATAGACAGCATTTTTTTGTGCTCAGAAACAACAACAAGCATGGTTCAGCACTGGAGAGATACTAGTAACATTTAAGAAGGCAGCTCGGACAACCCAGGCCGGAGTCTTTCTTATCCGGATGAAGTTGAAGTAGTAAGGTGAAGAAGCTCTGGGAGAAGCGCATTATTATAGCGTCTGATGAAATATGCAACACAAGATGGGAGGGCAACGAAAAAAATAATGGGTAGTATATTACTTGTGGATCAGAAGTGAAAATGATGCACTTACAAGAGGTCGAGTTGAAAAGCTCCTCTTGATTGCACataagcggtataatccccacctggagATATTGCAGTGTGTCTCTTGGACTTGGTAGATCATCCAAAGGATATGGAACAAAACACAGCTCTGGTGGTACACTCCGTACCTCGGAGAATGAACTCTTGGAATTAGTAACTTTATTAAGTGGAAGACTATAATTAACAGATTAAAACAATTACATTAAAAGTTACATGACACATTTCACCACAGCATAGGGCTGTTTTTCAAGTGTTACAGAGACCTGGACACATAGCAGTGTTTATAGCAATGCTAATAATTTAAATGTTCGCGGTAAAATGTTGTGATGACATCACCAGCATGTGGCATAATTGTTTTAATCTGTTAATTATTATATTCCACTTAATAAAGTTACTAATTCTTCTAACTACCCTGTACCATTCTGTCTATGATGGAAGTTCCAATATCTCCCCCAATGATCGTTCTCCTAGGTGGGGAGTGTACCACCAGAGCTGTATGGAATGAGCAAAACCCTGTTTTGCTGTTAAGGCATAAGTGTATTTTCATTCACTTTACCACCTTACTtacacagtgtgcactatatagctgtttactgtttttaaatatgttgcaGAGAAGACACCACATCACCTATACCCATAGAGTGGGGATTATACTACTCCATGCAGTCAAAAGGAGGCATAACATTAGGCTCcaataaatgtgagtgtatttcctattttatgttgttttgtgaTACTTGGCTATTATAAACACTACACTATATAGTGCCCACTCTTGTGTTTTAATCCATATCCTTTGGACCACCTACCAAGACCAAGAGACACACTGCAATATCCTCAGCTGGGCATTATACCGCTCAAGCGCAATCAAGAGGAGCTTTTCAGCTCCATCCCTTTCTCTTCTGATACACAAGTTGtattacatactacactatattacttTTTTCTTTGCCCTCCCGTCTTCTGTTGCAAATATCATCGGAGGCTATAATAAGGCTCTACTCCCAACTTCTTCACCTTTCTACTCTTTGTGTTCAGCCTAAAGGCCTGTAGAATTTCAATACAATTGAGTAAGATATGGCTGACATGGAAACTGTATCGAGACCAGGATCCTTGAGTTCCATCCCTTAGGCTGAAACCATTGTGCATGAGCAGATCTTAGTTCAGGTGCAAATTAAGGATATGAAAATAAACATGCAAAGGAAATTTTACTGTAACACTTCATGTAGTttatttaagaagaaaaaaaaaattttcaaagatttttggAAAGTTTTTGTCAGAAGTGttttgaaaagaaaagaaaaagcaaacATGTGGTTAAATATGGCATCCTTGGAAGGCAACACATACACCCACCCCACTCACTAGTGACACTACTTCTGACTACTAGTGACACTAGTTCTAGTGATCTGATCACAATTGAAATTCCCACAACCTTGTGTGATGGTAAGTGCTATGCGTTCTATGATCGCATCCATTTTTGTAAGCAGTCCTGAAGATTGAGGAAGTGAGACTACAGAGTCTTGATAAAAAAGTTTTCATTTTTACAGAacattgtgtttactttagaagttattatcATCTGCTCtctgaattgaactttaatcacacataggaaGCTGCTGCGGTAATAACTTTTAAATGAAACACGTTACATTAAGCAAAGTTTACAAAGTAGGCATTTTTTCAAGTGTGCAGGGAGGCTGTATAAGCCTTAAACAAGATGTGGCTAGGGATGTTTAgaaaagctgtgtaagtcacatgcagcgaTATGTTATTAGGGTtgtagaaacaaagtgatttagcgcctaaatggcagagaattgagcagtgaaagtgcagggacatgatctatacactaaaactgcttcattaagctaacgttgtttagGTACCTTTAGTGTCCCTTATAGTCACATTTGTTTTGGTATTTATAGTGTCTTTTTGCATTTCTTACAAttcaaactttagtgaataagcctgagTGAGGTTTCTAACACAACAATACTTTAAATACATAATTACAATAACATGTACATAGAAGTAATTACCAAAGAAATCCCACTTCCACCATCaaagtatttattttctttttttactgtctTTAGCTAAACCTGTGCTGGATCCAATACAGAGCAACCATGATGAGACACAAGAACCATTGAATTTGGAGAATAATATTAAACTCTCATGTCGAATTCATTCCTATTATAACCAGACACTAACCGTTACCTGGTACAAAGGCGACACTATCCTCCCATTCAAAAACAGTGAAATACTAACTGATTCATGTGGACTATTTTACTTTACCAGTAACGTATCATACTGGCCTCAAATAAAGGACATTGGGAAGGAATTCAAGTGTGAAGTTGCCCATGAGAGTCTTGAATCCCCTATAAGTCAAAGCTGGACACTGAAAAACCTGAGTGAGTATCATGAATAATTACTCTGGGATCCTTAATTGTTGCCAAAAAGTGATGTTAGGATATTTGTAGTTTTCAAACTGCAATAGGGTTACATGTGAAGGGATTTTCTAAAACCTATAAATGTGTAAAATCCACCATTACTTCATGGGCTAATTCAAAGCCTCAAAATTTGTGGAAGGGACATTATAGGTACCCAGCCCACATTGaaatggtctgagtgcagtgtccctgtctgtttaaccctgcagtgtaaaacttaacgttttcaaaaaacaaaaaaatgtttacattgcaggttaaaTCGAACTGTAGAGGCGCTTTCTGTTCCCTAAAGGAATTTTACTCCATTAAATGACATTGGACGGCCTCATGCTTTGCATAAGGACATATGTGTTCaaattccctataggaaagcattgatataaTGAATTCCTATGGGGAA contains:
- the NCR3LG1 gene encoding natural cytotoxicity triggering receptor 3 ligand 1, with amino-acid sequence MRQTLELRRHPFCLSVFGCLCLAVFIPRLESFQVKTSDSPILQLLGEDAVLPCLISDGTNTEFDLEKLTVIWTHRLQNGSLNKVYEYSTASVTPGRPGSRISIDDLKRGNAALTMSHVQISDEGEYTCTVFYTPNKVVGKTTLQVSAQPTVSLSDTKVEILLGTEKSVTCIVIGFYPKSVDVKWVVYKKNGIDCIPLEKQVCTSSPALMKDGTYNVTSHVTLNPKLQDDGNTYVCVVTPKLLRNEQSQNFTLSVKEMEKTDITAVAISVTVLLLVCILLAVWYIFFRKVSPILSNITGHESLVHKNRATLSCQITNFRPRAIEISVYLERVGGSKVMAGQWKSEEQNRARNNTALETNSILGDYHLVSVIGHENGLSNGSSVLRPPMELELTAEIKTNNTNRTSSCQCSIHLTPDKDEDNDALLTLQVKHASLKEPQSIRCVLKVNGVPPKLSQIVAPLQIVHKDYLTLTCAINGFKPRPLTVMWLKVDAADFTGHMTELLSSGQDGQPIQVAKYSHKRLETANDDDHTYSILSTLTMKPTIKEDHGAKYICRIFHPSTGKSIEKSMIMEVSAKPVLDPIQSNHDETQEPLNLENNIKLSCRIHSYYNQTLTVTWYKGDTILPFKNSEILTDSCGLFYFTSNVSYWPQIKDIGKEFKCEVAHESLESPISQSWTLKNLISRPKISNIQCQPEKPACRKPVTLSCTIRDFYPEDSDIKWYRGLKELTNGVDTENAHKDTSGLFCRTTNLRFTPSEEDQSAQFIMRLYHCGKNTEQKFSLKLEGLPVVKNIICDTINIKYEDSLTLRCDVVNCNPADISAEWIENKTRIKRIDRATTKENHQERCKSFILQVIPTAEDYAKKYTCLVKHKDTQTLLGKASTLLKLPEISPTLSEITVYPLKPEVNTETTFTINISRFAPKHIEVKWFKEFKILTENIITSEQKIGQGGLFCCTSTVKYIPEGNDKQIRCEVLHGSNKKRQEKCYKLNFKGNPGIVSEDGGPTNPVMPQFGNPGIRPVDGGPRDPIVPKSGEGKKPRSTGIICKTNNPRPGDDVMLACCINGPDSRNGVFSWYNGMFPIVDNIHAFNNSDGSGCISTVTFKPDISETEFQIRFEATFNYETIEENYVLKLA